Proteins from a single region of Dysosmobacter acutus:
- a CDS encoding class D sortase has translation MKLFQKLVCMALTATATASLSICAFAADYTFDTAADTDYYPSTSYEDTYGTAYHYGSKNLVDYQIPELPYGVLSTTQTGVMEKLRLPGLQQTVGGSASGIYGVDSGVGIPAVTPVISSYQEPAYTSAKDMERKDGSIGTLKIPSLDINMKVWEGETKESMKKGLGHYSSTSAWDGNIGVCGHNRGAKYTIGSIKDLEIGDTITYTTIYGTRTYEVVLVKTISNSDWSYLQATADNRITLTTCLANQPEKRICVQAVQITQ, from the coding sequence ATGAAACTCTTTCAGAAACTGGTCTGCATGGCATTGACGGCGACAGCAACAGCATCCCTTTCTATTTGCGCTTTTGCCGCGGACTATACCTTTGACACAGCCGCGGACACCGACTATTACCCTTCGACCTCTTATGAGGACACCTACGGTACCGCGTATCATTACGGCAGCAAAAATCTTGTGGATTATCAGATTCCCGAACTTCCCTACGGCGTTCTCAGCACCACACAAACCGGCGTCATGGAAAAGCTCCGACTCCCCGGCCTACAGCAGACTGTAGGCGGTTCGGCTTCCGGTATCTACGGTGTGGATAGTGGCGTAGGTATCCCAGCGGTCACACCCGTCATTTCGTCCTATCAGGAGCCTGCTTATACAAGTGCCAAAGATATGGAGCGAAAGGACGGCAGCATCGGCACCCTGAAAATTCCATCCCTGGACATCAACATGAAGGTCTGGGAAGGAGAAACAAAAGAAAGCATGAAAAAGGGACTGGGGCATTACAGCTCCACCTCAGCGTGGGACGGCAATATCGGCGTGTGCGGCCATAACCGGGGCGCCAAGTACACCATCGGCAGCATCAAGGATCTGGAAATCGGTGACACCATCACCTATACCACGATCTACGGCACCCGCACATATGAGGTCGTTTTGGTAAAGACTATCTCCAATTCCGACTGGAGCTATCTGCAGGCGACAGCAGACAACCGTATCACGCTTACCACCTGCCTCGCCAATCAGCCTGAAAAAAGAATTTGCGTTCAAGCAGTGCAAATAACTCAATAA
- a CDS encoding SpoIVB peptidase S55 domain-containing protein — protein sequence MDEPQKNQRKRLRGGAAAFLSLLLFVSPLVVTARAADTVKTLVPVGHTIGVKLFSRGVLVVELSDGPCPARACGLKTGDLISKCNGTQIQSTEHMQALLQQNQDQELKLQVQRGSQILQMKTTPVQSEEGNWLLGAWIRDSMAGIGTMTFYDPESGTFGALGHGVTDTDTAQLMSLSSGSVMASTVKAVKRGEIGEAGELRGNFDLSEDLGPLYANTDCGVFGTMDGCTFATHEAMPVAQNSEVHTGQATILANVSGDTVEEYDVQITKIFDNSGDTRNMLVEVTDPALLAVTGGIVQGMVVSYNRDNSGEKPLRRKALRACRIGAPVRCRRGQYGTTPFLQTG from the coding sequence ATGGATGAACCACAAAAAAATCAAAGAAAGCGGCTGCGGGGCGGCGCGGCGGCTTTCCTCAGCCTGCTGCTGTTTGTATCCCCTCTGGTGGTAACCGCCCGGGCCGCCGACACAGTGAAAACGTTGGTCCCTGTGGGACACACCATCGGCGTAAAGCTGTTTTCAAGAGGTGTGTTGGTGGTGGAATTGTCTGACGGTCCCTGTCCCGCCCGAGCCTGCGGCCTGAAAACCGGAGACCTGATCAGCAAATGCAACGGCACCCAGATTCAATCCACAGAGCACATGCAGGCCCTGCTCCAGCAAAACCAGGATCAGGAGCTGAAGCTGCAGGTGCAGCGGGGCAGCCAGATCCTTCAGATGAAGACCACCCCGGTGCAAAGCGAGGAGGGCAACTGGCTGTTGGGCGCCTGGATCCGGGATTCCATGGCCGGGATCGGCACGATGACCTTCTATGACCCCGAAAGCGGAACCTTTGGCGCCCTGGGCCACGGTGTGACCGATACGGATACCGCGCAGCTGATGAGCCTCTCTTCAGGCTCTGTGATGGCCTCCACGGTAAAGGCGGTCAAGCGGGGCGAGATTGGAGAGGCCGGTGAGCTCAGGGGGAACTTTGATCTGAGTGAGGACCTGGGCCCCCTGTATGCAAATACTGACTGCGGCGTGTTCGGAACCATGGACGGCTGCACCTTTGCCACCCACGAGGCCATGCCCGTGGCGCAAAACAGCGAGGTCCACACCGGGCAGGCCACCATTCTGGCCAATGTCTCCGGAGACACGGTGGAGGAGTATGACGTGCAGATCACCAAGATATTCGATAACTCAGGCGACACCCGGAATATGCTTGTTGAAGTCACCGATCCGGCCCTTCTGGCGGTGACCGGCGGTATCGTCCAGGGCATGGTAGTGAGTTATAATAGGGACAACTCAGGAGAGAAACCCTTGCGCCGCAAGGCTTTGCGGGCTTGTAGAATAGGAGCGCCGGTGAGGTGCAGACGAGGTCAATATGGGACAACTCCTTTTTTACAAACAGGGTAA
- a CDS encoding BRO-N domain-containing protein, with protein sequence MSEQDKIRLFENQPIRTAWNEEQEEWYFSIVDVIHVLTGSENPRRYWSDLKRKLKSEGATQLYENIVQLKMKSSDGKNYKTDAATTEQLLRIIQSIPSPRAEPVKRWLAEVGRERIEETIDPEQAIDRALETYLKKGYDPDWVHQRLLSIRIRNELTDEWQKRGVEKGREFAILTDEITRTWSGMTTRQYKNLKGLKKENLRDNMSDTELVLTMLAEASTRDISKASKPEGFSGSMEVARQGGEVAGVARKALEERTGAPVITAQNAAQMNTLVVGMIEEAAALPAQAEADDKE encoded by the coding sequence ATGAGCGAACAGGATAAAATTCGGCTTTTTGAAAATCAACCCATTCGCACGGCTTGGAATGAAGAACAAGAGGAGTGGTACTTCTCTATTGTCGATGTAATCCATGTACTGACTGGAAGTGAAAACCCTCGCAGATATTGGAGTGACTTGAAGCGCAAGTTGAAGTCTGAGGGGGCAACTCAGTTGTACGAAAATATCGTACAACTGAAAATGAAATCGTCGGATGGAAAGAACTATAAGACCGACGCTGCCACAACCGAGCAGCTTCTCCGCATTATTCAGTCTATCCCATCCCCCCGTGCGGAACCGGTGAAACGCTGGCTGGCAGAGGTCGGCAGGGAACGCATTGAGGAGACCATTGATCCGGAGCAGGCCATCGACCGCGCATTGGAAACCTATCTGAAAAAGGGCTATGACCCTGATTGGGTACATCAAAGGCTGCTCTCTATCCGCATTCGAAATGAGCTTACCGATGAGTGGCAGAAACGCGGTGTGGAAAAGGGTCGTGAATTTGCGATTCTGACCGATGAGATCACCCGCACGTGGTCCGGCATGACCACGCGGCAGTACAAGAATCTCAAGGGGCTGAAAAAGGAAAACCTGCGGGACAACATGAGCGATACCGAATTGGTCTTGACTATGCTGGCCGAGGCGTCCACCCGTGATATTTCCAAAGCCTCCAAGCCGGAAGGATTTTCCGGCAGTATGGAGGTTGCCCGACAGGGCGGTGAGGTTGCCGGTGTAGCACGAAAGGCTCTTGAGGAGCGCACCGGCGCTCCGGTTATTACTGCGCAGAACGCCGCGCAGATGAACACCTTGGTTGTGGGCATGATCGAAGAAGCCGCCGCGCTGCCGGCGCAAGCCGAAGCAGATGACAAAGAATAA
- the ftsZ gene encoding cell division protein FtsZ, with translation MAFGLETGPDTVVNIKVIGVGGGGNNVVNRMVKSGTRGVDFVAVNTDKQALNVSSATYKIQIGEKLTHGQGAGSDPEVGRKSAEESRSQIAKALENTDMVFITAGMGGGTGTGGAPIVAEIAHEMDILTVAVVTKPFGFEGRRRMVQAEQGIEELKGKVDSLVIIPNERLKHATDQKITFANAFEIADDVLRQAVQSISDLIRDTGFINLDFADVTAIMKDAGLAHMGVGRAAGKGKAEEAARMAVSSPLLETSIDGAKGVLINVTGSMDIGLEEVEQAASLVQQAVHPDALTIFGATFDETLDDEIRVTVIATGFEDTTPGITVGRKKQEESSSSAAGAEQQPKVPTPLDPEEAEDDDDPFADIFKIFNKRD, from the coding sequence ATGGCTTTTGGTTTGGAGACCGGTCCCGACACTGTGGTGAACATCAAGGTCATCGGTGTCGGCGGCGGCGGCAACAACGTGGTGAACCGCATGGTCAAATCCGGCACCCGCGGTGTCGACTTTGTGGCAGTCAATACGGACAAGCAGGCGCTGAATGTGTCCAGCGCAACCTATAAGATTCAGATTGGTGAGAAGCTGACCCACGGCCAGGGCGCTGGCTCCGATCCCGAGGTGGGCCGCAAGAGCGCGGAGGAAAGCCGCAGCCAGATCGCCAAGGCGCTGGAGAACACGGACATGGTCTTCATCACCGCCGGCATGGGCGGCGGCACCGGCACCGGCGGCGCGCCCATTGTGGCGGAGATCGCCCATGAGATGGACATCCTCACCGTCGCCGTGGTGACCAAGCCCTTCGGCTTTGAGGGCCGCCGCCGCATGGTCCAGGCCGAGCAGGGCATTGAGGAGCTCAAGGGAAAGGTGGACTCTCTGGTCATCATCCCCAACGAGCGGCTCAAGCATGCCACAGACCAGAAGATCACATTCGCAAACGCGTTTGAAATTGCCGACGACGTGCTGCGCCAGGCGGTGCAGTCCATCTCCGACCTGATCCGCGACACGGGCTTCATCAACCTGGACTTCGCGGACGTCACCGCGATTATGAAAGACGCGGGCCTGGCCCACATGGGCGTGGGCCGTGCCGCCGGCAAGGGAAAGGCGGAGGAGGCGGCCAGGATGGCCGTGTCCAGCCCCTTGCTGGAGACCTCCATCGACGGCGCCAAGGGCGTGCTCATCAATGTGACCGGCTCCATGGACATCGGTCTGGAAGAGGTGGAGCAGGCTGCTTCTCTGGTGCAGCAGGCGGTTCATCCCGACGCGCTCACCATCTTTGGCGCAACCTTCGACGAGACGCTGGACGACGAGATCCGTGTCACCGTCATTGCCACCGGCTTTGAGGACACCACTCCCGGGATCACCGTGGGCAGGAAAAAGCAGGAAGAGAGTTCCTCCTCCGCCGCCGGCGCAGAGCAACAGCCCAAGGTTCCCACGCCTCTGGATCCCGAGGAGGCGGAGGATGACGACGATCCCTTTGCCGATATTTTTAAAATTTTCAATAAGCGCGACTGA
- a CDS encoding cell division protein FtsQ/DivIB, giving the protein MICAAIVAALTLFFKVNTIVISGESHYTKQAILDAAQVQHGDNMYLLNKHTVANRIMQQCPYVENARINRKLPDTLLIEITETTAAGVIVQDGAGWLISPRGKILEKLAAGQAGDYAVIDGCTLLAPAVSSFLSFGEEDSYKQEQLLGLLEALREAEVIDQVEAVHLGDASVLTMEYGGRFTVKIAWGANFTYQIQNLEYVISCLEINETGTIDLTREGVANFIP; this is encoded by the coding sequence GTGATCTGCGCCGCCATTGTGGCGGCACTGACGCTGTTTTTCAAAGTGAATACCATCGTCATATCCGGGGAGTCCCACTACACCAAGCAGGCGATCCTGGATGCCGCCCAGGTCCAGCACGGCGACAATATGTATCTTCTCAACAAGCACACCGTGGCAAACCGCATCATGCAGCAGTGCCCCTATGTGGAGAACGCGCGCATCAACCGCAAGCTGCCGGACACACTGCTCATCGAAATCACGGAGACCACCGCCGCCGGCGTCATCGTCCAGGACGGGGCCGGGTGGCTCATCAGCCCAAGGGGAAAGATTCTGGAAAAGCTGGCGGCCGGTCAGGCCGGGGACTACGCCGTCATCGACGGCTGTACGCTGCTGGCTCCCGCCGTCAGCTCCTTCCTCTCCTTTGGCGAGGAGGATTCCTACAAGCAGGAGCAGCTCCTTGGCCTTTTGGAGGCGCTGCGGGAGGCGGAGGTGATAGACCAGGTGGAGGCGGTGCACCTGGGGGACGCGTCGGTGCTGACCATGGAATACGGCGGGCGCTTCACGGTGAAGATCGCCTGGGGCGCCAACTTTACCTATCAAATCCAAAATCTGGAATATGTCATCAGCTGCCTTGAGATCAATGAGACTGGAACGATTGATCTGACGCGGGAGGGCGTGGCGAATTTCATTCCGTAA
- the murA gene encoding UDP-N-acetylglucosamine 1-carboxyvinyltransferase produces MGILLVDGGRTLQGQVEVQGAKNSVLPILAATILACGQCVIKHCPRLRDVDASIQILRHLGCSAQWESGALVVDTAQMNCCSIPDELMREMRSSVIFLGAVLARCGQAELSYPGGCELGPRPIDLHLTALRALGADIEDRGGTLRCQAEKLCGTEIVLSLPSVGATENAILAACGAEGTTVICNAAREPEIMDLQEFLVKCGARIHGAGSSTVTVEGGRPLHGCVHRCIADRIAAATLLSAVAAAGGEAVLTGVDYRQLSTVTAALSEAGCRIRSQNSTISIARRDRLHCIRPVRTAPYPGFPTDAQAVLMAALLRSAGATVFVENIFENRYRHVDELARMGADIRVEGRVAVVCGVESLHGATLRSTDLRGGAALCVAALAAQGQSEIGELHHIDRGYEDIARDLRALGASVRRVESEEPHGEENKPEAQAKRKIRLSV; encoded by the coding sequence CAGTGCGTGATCAAGCACTGTCCCCGGCTGCGGGACGTGGACGCCTCCATTCAGATCCTCAGGCACCTGGGCTGCTCGGCCCAATGGGAAAGCGGCGCCTTGGTGGTGGACACGGCGCAGATGAACTGCTGCTCCATCCCCGATGAGCTGATGCGGGAGATGCGCTCTTCGGTGATTTTCTTGGGGGCTGTTTTGGCCCGCTGCGGACAGGCGGAGCTCTCCTACCCCGGAGGCTGCGAGTTAGGCCCCAGGCCCATCGATCTGCACCTGACGGCCCTGCGGGCTCTGGGGGCGGACATTGAGGACAGGGGCGGGACGCTGCGCTGCCAGGCGGAAAAGCTCTGCGGCACGGAGATCGTGCTGAGCCTGCCCAGCGTGGGAGCCACGGAAAACGCCATCCTGGCGGCCTGCGGCGCGGAGGGCACCACGGTGATCTGCAACGCCGCCCGGGAGCCGGAGATTATGGACCTGCAGGAATTTCTGGTGAAATGCGGCGCCCGCATCCACGGCGCGGGCAGCTCCACCGTGACGGTGGAGGGCGGCCGGCCGCTGCATGGCTGCGTACATCGATGCATCGCCGACCGGATCGCGGCGGCCACGCTGCTCTCGGCTGTGGCGGCCGCCGGCGGGGAAGCGGTACTTACCGGGGTGGACTACCGCCAGCTCTCCACGGTGACGGCGGCCCTTTCGGAGGCGGGCTGCCGAATCCGCAGCCAAAACAGCACCATCTCCATTGCCCGGCGGGACCGGCTGCACTGCATCCGGCCGGTGCGTACCGCGCCCTATCCCGGATTTCCCACAGACGCTCAGGCCGTGCTGATGGCCGCTCTGCTGCGAAGCGCGGGAGCCACGGTATTTGTGGAGAACATATTTGAAAACCGCTACCGCCACGTGGATGAGCTGGCCCGTATGGGGGCGGATATCCGTGTGGAGGGCCGGGTGGCGGTGGTGTGCGGGGTGGAGTCCCTCCACGGCGCCACGCTGCGCTCCACGGATCTCAGGGGCGGGGCGGCGCTGTGTGTGGCGGCCCTTGCGGCCCAGGGACAAAGCGAGATCGGCGAGCTGCACCACATAGACAGAGGATACGAAGATATCGCGCGGGATCTCAGGGCGCTGGGCGCCTCGGTCCGGCGGGTGGAAAGCGAGGAACCCCATGGCGAGGAGAACAAACCGGAGGCGCAGGCGAAGAGGAAGATACGGCTTTCTGTATAA
- a CDS encoding CAP domain-containing protein: MKRIRVISLAVIAALSLTVTSFAAEKSPQQSAAAYLSEAGIMLGNESGDMMLEQGLTRAQMAALLTRIVTDPEQFETDSAFYRSLCSFTDVPEWAKSYVGYCVANNLVAGYGNGRYGSNDPVTSAAACTVMLRCLNDVDAVWDYQSACQTAVQLGLAAEETVADAEITRGKMAVLICHTLARLGYDVKLSETAQPNLSANGTSDAAAVQETAEPFDAAAAKQDIIDRTNALRCEKSVAALTVNEKLMQAAQVRAEEMAASGVYSHTRPDGRKYTTVTDCKYIGENIHLIGEWQIRDSSLPSFAVEAWKNSAAHLKNMLNTRYHAIGVGVSQGTVMGEPYWYCVQLFLLDGYNVTWVDAPAAKG, encoded by the coding sequence TTGAAGCGGATCCGAGTTATTTCCCTCGCTGTAATTGCTGCACTATCCTTAACAGTAACTTCTTTTGCCGCCGAAAAAAGTCCGCAGCAGTCTGCTGCCGCCTATCTGAGTGAAGCCGGCATTATGCTGGGCAACGAGTCTGGCGACATGATGCTGGAGCAGGGGCTGACACGGGCGCAGATGGCGGCGCTGCTCACCCGAATTGTCACAGATCCCGAGCAATTTGAAACGGACAGCGCCTTTTACCGCAGCCTTTGCAGCTTTACGGATGTTCCGGAATGGGCAAAAAGCTATGTGGGCTACTGCGTCGCAAATAATCTGGTTGCAGGGTATGGCAATGGACGCTACGGCTCCAATGACCCTGTTACTTCTGCGGCGGCCTGCACGGTGATGCTGCGGTGCTTGAATGATGTTGATGCTGTATGGGATTATCAGTCTGCCTGCCAGACTGCCGTTCAGTTGGGACTTGCTGCGGAAGAAACTGTTGCGGACGCCGAGATTACCCGCGGAAAGATGGCGGTGCTGATCTGCCACACGTTGGCAAGGCTTGGTTATGACGTGAAATTGTCCGAAACTGCACAGCCAAATCTCTCTGCCAATGGAACATCGGACGCAGCCGCCGTGCAGGAAACAGCAGAGCCCTTCGATGCTGCTGCGGCCAAGCAGGACATCATTGACCGAACCAACGCTCTGCGCTGCGAAAAAAGCGTAGCTGCCCTGACCGTCAATGAAAAGCTCATGCAGGCAGCGCAGGTGCGGGCAGAGGAGATGGCGGCCAGCGGTGTCTACTCTCACACAAGGCCGGACGGGAGAAAGTATACGACAGTCACGGACTGCAAATACATCGGTGAAAATATTCACTTGATCGGAGAATGGCAGATTCGAGATTCTTCGCTCCCGTCCTTTGCAGTTGAAGCGTGGAAGAATAGCGCGGCACATCTGAAAAATATGCTCAATACGAGATACCATGCGATCGGCGTTGGTGTTTCACAAGGCACTGTCATGGGCGAGCCCTACTGGTATTGCGTTCAGCTTTTCTTATTGGACGGCTACAATGTCACATGGGTGGATGCGCCCGCAGCAAAAGGGTGA
- a CDS encoding type II toxin-antitoxin system RelE/ParE family toxin, with protein MKGILIYQPTSKSAPLADFIDGLDPRLREKILLRLYFLTQLEKPEMKEPHFKRFSIERYRDLWELRVKSKVLIRIIFCTLPNGDVLLLHGFVKRQKRDTMQALEQSIRILDALREHPERAVEYKIKEEKAS; from the coding sequence ATGAAGGGAATCCTAATCTATCAGCCAACAAGCAAGTCCGCTCCGCTCGCCGATTTTATTGATGGGCTTGATCCGCGGCTGCGGGAAAAAATCCTCCTGCGGCTGTATTTCCTGACCCAGCTTGAAAAGCCGGAAATGAAAGAACCGCATTTCAAGCGATTTTCAATCGAGCGCTATCGGGATCTCTGGGAGCTGCGGGTGAAGAGCAAAGTGCTCATACGCATCATTTTCTGCACGCTTCCCAATGGAGATGTTCTGCTTTTGCATGGCTTTGTGAAGCGTCAGAAGCGGGATACAATGCAGGCGCTGGAGCAGTCTATCAGAATACTTGACGCGCTGCGGGAACATCCGGAGCGCGCGGTAGAATACAAGATCAAGGAGGAGAAAGCGTCATGA
- a CDS encoding ParB/RepB/Spo0J family partition protein, protein MAKKNMDDLLKRRMSAAQQASELEVGNEAYETMFQAKANAAAPRFCELPINSLCPFRTADIGFHPYPPEKLRAFSQQLAEQGIYERIIVRLIPNSEQYEILAGHNRTEAWRLTGHSMIPAEVVEADDARAISIAVATNLLRRQDLTIIERGKAYRALLIESNRNGQRNAAYPTFGENRQRLEESSGNSTSGDFRQKLDGDSDGETFGENHQRYNARKIVADFFGVTEYEIRKAIKLAALIPQLADILENSPRKLPIACAERIADYDADSQRAFVEMCTIEGYVLNKSTIQKIAHTCPPPSAEHQDIYAAWRQARADEELRRAAPPKKITFDRRKFAPYLDKVGSDKEIESLFLEFLRQRIG, encoded by the coding sequence TTGGCTAAGAAAAACATGGATGACCTGTTAAAGCGGCGCATGAGCGCAGCGCAGCAAGCATCAGAGTTGGAAGTAGGCAATGAGGCTTATGAAACCATGTTTCAAGCAAAGGCGAATGCGGCAGCTCCCCGCTTTTGCGAACTGCCGATCAACAGCCTCTGCCCTTTTCGCACGGCAGATATTGGATTTCATCCCTACCCGCCTGAAAAGCTCCGCGCATTCTCTCAGCAGCTTGCCGAGCAGGGCATCTATGAGCGCATTATTGTTCGTCTAATTCCAAATAGTGAGCAGTATGAGATCCTTGCCGGACACAATCGTACCGAGGCGTGGCGACTGACCGGACACTCGATGATTCCTGCTGAGGTTGTGGAAGCCGATGACGCAAGAGCGATTTCCATTGCCGTTGCCACCAATCTCCTGCGGCGGCAGGACCTCACCATCATTGAACGCGGCAAAGCGTATCGAGCGTTGCTTATAGAGAGCAACAGAAACGGGCAACGAAATGCAGCCTATCCAACCTTTGGCGAAAATCGCCAAAGGTTGGAGGAATCTTCAGGCAACTCAACTTCTGGCGATTTTCGCCAAAAGTTAGATGGAGATAGCGACGGCGAGACCTTTGGCGAGAATCACCAAAGGTACAACGCCCGAAAGATCGTTGCAGATTTCTTCGGTGTGACGGAGTATGAGATCCGCAAGGCCATCAAGCTGGCAGCACTGATTCCGCAGCTTGCTGATATTTTGGAGAACAGTCCGCGCAAGCTGCCGATTGCCTGTGCGGAACGCATTGCCGATTATGATGCAGACTCTCAAAGGGCATTTGTAGAAATGTGCACCATTGAGGGATATGTACTCAATAAGTCAACCATACAGAAGATCGCCCATACCTGCCCACCTCCATCCGCTGAGCATCAAGACATTTACGCGGCTTGGCGGCAGGCACGGGCAGATGAGGAGTTGCGCCGCGCTGCACCACCTAAGAAAATCACCTTTGACCGCAGAAAATTTGCGCCCTATCTGGATAAGGTGGGTAGTGATAAGGAAATCGAGAGCTTATTTTTAGAATTCTTGCGGCAGCGAATTGGCTGA
- a CDS encoding ParA family protein has product MKQCQIISITNSKGGVGKTTTALNLAAALAAEDKKVLLIDNDPQGNLTAALGYTPGEQKNTLAKLLLVQIDSPEDLELHLDRAVLHTSGGLDLIPANKRLADAAARLQVMQLSQYNASGISDDPCEKVLDKLLASLCGLYDYIIIDCGLKHELLTVNALAAADYCIIPVQAHFLASEGIPDVLEMVRNVQNRFNPDLKIAGILLTMYQSRPQLCQSVRSSVGEIYGDSIHVFDRPIEQTIKVAECPAAGMSILDYAPKNPAADSYRSLAQEVLRLG; this is encoded by the coding sequence ATGAAACAATGTCAGATTATTTCAATTACCAATTCCAAAGGCGGTGTTGGAAAAACAACTACCGCTTTGAACCTCGCGGCTGCCCTCGCAGCTGAAGATAAAAAGGTCCTGCTGATCGACAATGACCCCCAGGGCAATCTCACCGCAGCCCTCGGCTATACGCCGGGGGAACAGAAGAATACGCTGGCAAAGCTGCTGCTTGTCCAAATTGACTCTCCGGAGGATCTGGAACTCCACCTCGATCGTGCTGTACTACATACCAGCGGCGGCCTTGACCTGATCCCTGCCAACAAGCGGTTAGCGGACGCTGCAGCCCGCTTGCAGGTTATGCAGCTTTCACAGTATAACGCATCTGGCATCTCGGATGACCCTTGCGAGAAGGTGCTGGACAAGCTGTTAGCATCCCTGTGTGGACTGTATGATTACATCATCATAGACTGTGGACTGAAGCATGAACTATTGACCGTTAATGCTCTGGCTGCGGCAGATTACTGCATCATTCCGGTGCAGGCACACTTCCTCGCCAGTGAAGGGATTCCCGATGTTTTAGAAATGGTGCGCAATGTACAGAATCGATTCAACCCCGATTTGAAGATTGCGGGCATTCTCTTGACCATGTATCAGTCCCGCCCGCAGCTCTGCCAAAGCGTTCGCTCCAGCGTGGGAGAGATCTACGGTGACAGCATTCATGTATTTGACCGCCCCATTGAGCAGACGATTAAGGTTGCGGAGTGTCCGGCAGCAGGCATGAGCATTCTCGATTATGCACCTAAGAATCCTGCTGCTGACTCCTATCGCTCCCTTGCCCAGGAGGTGCTGCGGCTTGGCTAA